In the Balaenoptera musculus isolate JJ_BM4_2016_0621 chromosome 20, mBalMus1.pri.v3, whole genome shotgun sequence genome, GATCCACAGCTGAGGGGTGAGCAGGAAAAGGATACCTCCTTCCTCTAGGAAAGGTTGGTAATAAGCCAACAAGAGACGCCCTGAGGGGCGGGGCTCCTTGGGAGGATGCTACACCGCAGCCCCTCAACCCTCCCCGCAGACGTTTCTATGACTCGGGAGCCATCATGCTGCGGGAGGAAGCCACGGTCCTCACCGGGATGCTGATCGGGCTGAGCGCCATAGACTTCAGGTGGGGCCTGGGTGGCCGTGGCCATGGTGGGGGGTTGAGGTTGTTTCTCTGCGAAGGTCCGCACTCCCATCCCCTCATACCCGCCCCCAACCCTGTGGCTGCTCTGCCCCCAGCTTCTGCCTAAAGGGCGAAGTGCTGGACGGGAAGACCCCCGTAGTCATCGATTACACGCCCTACCTAAAGTTCACCCAGAGGTGAGCAGTCCGATTGCGGCGAGGGGTGCTGGGTGCGGACAGACGACGGCCCTGAGGGGCGGGGATGGCGGGAGACGGGCGGGCTGGGCGGCATCCTGGTTCCCCTGCCCAAGGGGGTGTGGCTGGGGCCGCGCGGGCGGGCAGGGCCGGCCGGTGCCCACTGCGCCCTCCTTCCAAGCTACGACTACCTGACGGACGAGGAGGAGCGGCACAGCGCCGAGAGCAGCACGAGCGAGGACAACTCGCCCGAGCACCCGTACCTGCCGCTCGTCACCGACGAGGACAGCTGGTACAGCAAGTGGCACAAGATGGAACAGAAGTTCCGCATTGTCTACGCGCAGAAGGTGCGCGGTGCGCGGCGGGGGCGGAGCGGGGGTTGCTTAGAGCCCGGCAGAGGGCGGGCGGCCGCGGGGACCCTCTCCTCTCGCCGCCCGGGCTGAGCCGGCGCCCCCGCAGGGCTACCTGGAGGAGCTGGTGCGTCTGCGCGAGTCGCAGCTGAAGGACCTGGAGGCGGAGAACCGGCGGCTGCAGCTGCAGCTGGAGGAGGCGGCGGCGCAGAACCAGCGGGAGAAGCGAGAGCTGGAAGGCGTGATCCTGGAGCTGCAGGAGCAGCTGTGAGTGCCGCCGCGGCCCTGACCCCGGTCCTCGGCCACCCCGACCACATCACCCCAGGGAACCCCCGCCATCGCCCCCATTGACTCTAACGCCACCTTTTCCTGATACCAAGCACCAGCATCAAACCCCTGAGTCCGTCACCGCCACCCCGAgatccacccccctccccgccgccgcGACCTAACATCATTCTCGACATAAGGCCCCCCACCAACCGGCTCCCCACTTCACCCTCAACTACCTGACATAAGCTAGAATGGCCATTGAACAGTACTCCTGGGACCCCAACATTACAATTAAGGACCTCTAATTAATGTGACTCAACGACCTTCAACATGACTGCATTATTCCCTCTGTTCACCACTCCTCCCACCGTGACCCCTGACCTCACCCCTACCCATCCCTCTAACGGTTCCCcctgaaacattttcatcaccctgtGACCTCCCAGCATGATTGTGGCACCCCATGACTCTTCATGGTTCCCACACTACTCTGCAGCCACCTGCCCATCACCCTGACCGATGCCCTGCAACATCTCATTATTCCCCTAACCCCCAGCACGAGTGCACTAATTCCTGTCACCGCCGTGGCCCCCCCAGTACCCTCCACTGACTCCCAGGATCTGCCCCACTGATCCTCAGCATTCATACCCGTTTTTGCTACCCAGGTTTCAACCCtaacccctccccccacctcttgcTGAGCCCCTCTTCCCCACTTCTGCTCCCTCTTCCAGCCAGGCCtgactccccctccccatcccaggacAGGTCTGATCCCCGGTGACCATGCTCCCCTGGCCCAGGGTTCCAAGGACCTCACCACACGCCTGGTCAACCAATGGCCATCACTGGGAACACTCAATGGGTCCGAGGGCACCAACAACCCTAAGCTCTACCGGAGGTAAGCCCCAGGCAGGCTTGGCTTGGCCTCAGTGCCGCTCCCTCCTCTACCAGGGAAGAGGGGCACTGGGGCCGTGGGCCTCTGCCCACACACCAGCTCTCTGCTTTGCCACAGACACAGTTTCATGAGCACGGAGCCGCTGTCGGCTGAAGCCAGTCTGAGCTCGGACTCCCAGCGCCTGGGAGAGGGCAAGCGGGACGAGGAGCCCTGGGGCCCCATTGGTGAGCCCCCCAATCCAGCACCCATCCCGGAAGGGCTGAGGCCAGGCCTTGGGGCTTGTAGTCAGGCCCTGGCCacttccctcattcattcaactcTTCCCGAGAGCCTAGCACAGCAACTGAGAGCTTGGTTTGGGGCATCAGGCAAATCCCAGCTGCGCCTCCTCTGGTTGTGCGAGCTTGGTCACTGATTCCACCTTGCTGAGtccttctcatctgtaaaatggggatgttgtTTAAAATGATCACCAGTGTTGGCATATGGTGAGGGCTCCATGGCTTTTGGCATCATGACATCCTCAAGAGCCCCGCAAATCCTCAGGGAGTTCTTCGCCTAACTAATTTGCTCTTATCTCATGCGCTCTGTGAACCAGTCGCCTGACCAttgtttcccccttttctttggctgccaggaagctcagagccaaatTAGTGGCTCCCTTCAAGAGAATGTCCAGGACTTCAACGCATGCATTTTGTGTTGCCCTCCCCCTCTGGCTTCACCTTGGTTTCCCACCCTAGTTTTCCCGGTGCCTGGACTAcctgtcttttctttctaaaaaccaCACTGTACTGGATGGCCCTAGATCTTCTTTGACACAAGGCAGGCTATGGATGTGGAACCCCGCCACACTGTTTGTGATTGTCCgtgtgtctgtctccccaccagactgtgagctccgtgagggcagggactgtgtctcgTCCGTTCTCTGTATCCCCCGTGCTTGGAACGGAACAAGTGCTCACCGTGTGtttaataaatggagaaagagagaggatgaACCCTCAGGGGGAGACAGAGACATAAACTGACGATTACAATACAGTGTCCCCAGCTCCCTGCATGGAAAGGGGCAGGTTCTTACCAGGGTTTAACTGAAAAAGGCAAGCGCTCCAGAAATGAGGAAGGTCTCCGGATGGGTGACCTGAGGGCTGTCCCTTCACCGCCTGCACCTGTGCACACCCAACTCGCACACGCAGACCGGTTGGCCCCGCCTCACCCGCCCTCTCTCCCCAGGGAAGGACCCCACGCCCTCCATGCTGGGCCTCTGCGGCTCCCTGGCTTCCATCCCCAGCTGCAAGTCCCTGGCGAGCTTCAAATCCAACGAGTGCCTGGTGAGCGACAGTCCCGAGGGCAGCCCGGCACTGAGCCCCAGCTGAGGAGCGGCATGGGCGGTGCCAGCCCCACCTGCCGCCTTTCCTCACGGTCCCCCAATCCAGGCCACCCTCCAGAGAATGCTGCCCACTCAGCCAGGAGTCTCTCGGGAGACACCCTTTGCTTCTAGCCCGGTTCAGCTTCTTGCCCGTGGAGGCAGGAGCTGCCAAGGGAGGCAGCTTGGGCCAAGAGGCAGGGGCACCGGGGCCACAGGGAGCCCTCAGGAAGCTTATTCTTCTGGTGACCCCGCTGCCTGGCTAGCTCCCTACCGGACTCTCCTTCGCTCATCTCCCCGCCCTCCTCAGGAGCTGGTGGCCCAGCCTGGCACCGCCGCCTCCCATGCCTCTCCTGTCTGTCCCCGTGTATGCCCCAGAGTCACTCCTTCCTCAGCCCCcagactgggggggggggcgcggggggcaGCTATGAGGGTAGCAGGCAAATAAAAACCAGAGGACTGAGGGCAGCCTTGTCTGTGGGGGGACTGGGACAGGGCCCTGTTCTGAGGTTGGCAGAACGCGGCGGGGCTAGTGCTGGGCCCGTAACCAAGGTGATGCTAGACCAGATAAAATCAGGTGTGCCCCCCTGGGAGCAGACTGGTCAGAGTAATTCAAGAGGTGGGTGGCTTCTATATGAAGTGTTGTAAATATTAGGTCAGCCCAGGGAAGGACCAAAACATCTAAGGACCCCTTCAACCTGATACTCTTTGGTAACTCATTTACCCCAGGCAAAGAAGATGCTGGACATCCTGGGTGGCAGGATGGAGAAGGCCTGGCAGGTCCCCGTTTCCCTTCCATCATCCTGAGCAATGCAGCTTCGGCCTAGAGATCCAGACCCTTCCATTAGCCCAAAGCCTGGCAGTGAAGCCACCCTCCCTCCTGGGTTGTCGCTTAAGTGTA is a window encoding:
- the RUNDC3A gene encoding RUN domain-containing protein 3A isoform X5, which encodes MEASFVQTTMALGLSSKKASSRNVAVERRNLITVCRFSVKTLLEKYTAEPIDDSAEEFVNFAAILEQILSHRFKGPVSWFSSDGQRGFWDYIRLACSKVPNNCVSSIENMENISTARAKGRAWIRVALMEKRMSEYITTALRDTRTTRRFYDSGAIMLREEATVLTGMLIGLSAIDFSFCLKGEVLDGKTPVVIDYTPYLKFTQSYDYLTDEEERHSAESSTSEDNSPEHPYLPLVTDEDSWYSKWHKMEQKFRIVYAQKGYLEELVRLRESQLKDLEAENRRLQLQLEEAAAQNQREKRELEGVILELQEQLTGLIPGDHAPLAQGSKDLTTRLVNQWPSLGTLNGSEGTNNPKLYRRHSFMSTEPLSAEASLSSDSQRLGEGKRDEEPWGPIGSSEPN
- the RUNDC3A gene encoding RUN domain-containing protein 3A isoform X4, whose amino-acid sequence is MEASFVQTTMALGLSSKKASSRNVAVERRNLITVCRFSVKTLLEKYTAEPIDDSAEEFVNFAAILEQILSHRFKACAPAGPVSWFSSDGQRGFWDYIRLACSKVPNNCVSSIENMENISTARAKGRAWIRVALMEKRMSEYITTALRDTRTTRRFYDSGAIMLREEATVLTGMLIGLSAIDFSFCLKGEVLDGKTPVVIDYTPYLKFTQSYDYLTDEEERHSAESSTSEDNSPEHPYLPLVTDEDSWYSKWHKMEQKFRIVYAQKGYLEELVRLRESQLKDLEAENRRLQLQLEEAAAQNQREKRELEGVILELQEQLTGLIPGDHAPLAQGSKDLTTRLVNQWPSLGTLNGSEGTNNPKLYRRHSFMSTEPLSAEASLSSDSQRLGEGKRDEEPWGPIGSSEPN
- the RUNDC3A gene encoding RUN domain-containing protein 3A isoform X3; this translates as MEASFVQTTMALGLSSKKASSRNVAVERRNLITVCRFSVKTLLEKYTAEPIDDSAEEFVNFAAILEQILSHRFKGPVSWFSSDGQRGFWDYIRLACSKVPNNCVSSIENMENISTARAKGRAWIRVALMEKRMSEYITTALRDTRTTRRFYDSGAIMLREEATVLTGMLIGLSAIDFSFCLKGEVLDGKTPVVIDYTPYLKFTQSYDYLTDEEERHSAESSTSEDNSPEHPYLPLVTDEDSWYSKWHKMEQKFRIVYAQKGYLEELVRLRESQLKDLEAENRRLQLQLEEAAAQNQREKRELEGVILELQEQLTGLIPGDHAPLAQGSKDLTTRLVNQWPSLGTLNGSEGTNNPKLYRRHSFMSTEPLSAEASLSSDSQRLGEGKRDEEPWGPIGKDPTPSMLGLCGSLASIPSCKSLASFKSNECLVSDSPEGSPALSPS
- the RUNDC3A gene encoding RUN domain-containing protein 3A isoform X2, whose translation is MEASFVQTTMALGLSSKKASSRNVAVERRNLITVCRFSVKTLLEKYTAEPIDDSAEEFVNFAAILEQILSHRFKAGPVSWFSSDGQRGFWDYIRLACSKVPNNCVSSIENMENISTARAKGRAWIRVALMEKRMSEYITTALRDTRTTRRFYDSGAIMLREEATVLTGMLIGLSAIDFSFCLKGEVLDGKTPVVIDYTPYLKFTQSYDYLTDEEERHSAESSTSEDNSPEHPYLPLVTDEDSWYSKWHKMEQKFRIVYAQKGYLEELVRLRESQLKDLEAENRRLQLQLEEAAAQNQREKRELEGVILELQEQLTGLIPGDHAPLAQGSKDLTTRLVNQWPSLGTLNGSEGTNNPKLYRRHSFMSTEPLSAEASLSSDSQRLGEGKRDEEPWGPIGKDPTPSMLGLCGSLASIPSCKSLASFKSNECLVSDSPEGSPALSPS
- the RUNDC3A gene encoding RUN domain-containing protein 3A isoform X1 is translated as MEASFVQTTMALGLSSKKASSRNVAVERRNLITVCRFSVKTLLEKYTAEPIDDSAEEFVNFAAILEQILSHRFKACAPAGPVSWFSSDGQRGFWDYIRLACSKVPNNCVSSIENMENISTARAKGRAWIRVALMEKRMSEYITTALRDTRTTRRFYDSGAIMLREEATVLTGMLIGLSAIDFSFCLKGEVLDGKTPVVIDYTPYLKFTQSYDYLTDEEERHSAESSTSEDNSPEHPYLPLVTDEDSWYSKWHKMEQKFRIVYAQKGYLEELVRLRESQLKDLEAENRRLQLQLEEAAAQNQREKRELEGVILELQEQLTGLIPGDHAPLAQGSKDLTTRLVNQWPSLGTLNGSEGTNNPKLYRRHSFMSTEPLSAEASLSSDSQRLGEGKRDEEPWGPIGKDPTPSMLGLCGSLASIPSCKSLASFKSNECLVSDSPEGSPALSPS